The Arachis hypogaea cultivar Tifrunner chromosome 14, arahy.Tifrunner.gnm2.J5K5, whole genome shotgun sequence genome has a segment encoding these proteins:
- the LOC112744151 gene encoding ATP-dependent helicase BRM isoform X1 yields MQSAGSGGSGRNPSAGRAASASPSSSSQFSLDSLHQQQQQQQKIGSRQSFPHQLLKKPEGSEAFFAYQTGLQGGFGTNNFSPSNAMPQQPQKFVDLGQQSSSQGQVADRQMLNYQQAYLQYALQAQQKSALAMQSQKQSKMGIPGPSSVNDQDMHTGNLKIQDLMSMQAVNQSQASSSRNSSEHFAHGEKQMEQGQQLALDQKSEGKPSSQGPATGHLMPGNSMRPPVQAPPMQQSMLNMLKDPLPFTKTAQYQAMQAWARNLSDPSRCLKMAQLIPQMQSRTVPQPKANDTNVGTQSLPVSVSNPQASSPTVASENTTHTNSSNDASAQSSSAKAKQTGLSNHFGPPINASIAGNSSEVALAQFNLHGRDSQGSLRQSAVKNGMSSMHPQHSSASLNLGADHPLNAKTSSSSSEPVQMQHIRQSNQSVVQDGGLSNEGGSINHSKYQGAPSQMPQQRTAFTKQQLHVLKAQILAFRRLKKGEGTLPQELLRAISPPPLDSQVQQPVTSAGGQNQDQSEVTVAEQPKQMESIAKDSQSISSINAKGSSKQEVFARDEKSTTTIHVQAMPLVIKEPAGKEEQQSVGCSAMSDQEGEHGIRQIPVRNESVLDRGKAIAAQASVSEQLQNNKTEQASTVPQPKDVGLTRKYHGPLFDFPFFTRKHDSFGSSMMLNHNNLSLAYDVKELLYDEGVQVLNKKRTENLKKIEGLLAVNLDRKRIRPDLVLKLQIEEKKLRLLDLQARLRDEIDQHQKEIMAMPDRPYRKFVKLCERQRMELARQVQASQKALREKQLKSIFNWRKKLLEAHWGIRDARTARNRGVAKYHEKMLREFAKRKDDDRSKRMEALKNNDVDRYREMLLEQQISIPGDAAERYAVLSTFLTQTEEYLHKLGSKITAAKSQQEVEEAAKAAAAAARLQGLSEEEVRVAATCAGEEVMIRNQFIEMNTPRDSSSVNKYYSLAHAVSERVVRQPSMLRAGTLRDYQMVGLQWMLSLYNNKLNGILADEMGLGKTVQVMALIAYLMEFKGNYGPHLIIVPNAVLVNWKSELHTWLPSVSCIFYVGTKDTRSKLFSQEVMAMKFNVLVTTYEFIMYDRSKLSKVDWKYIVIDEAQRMKDRDSVLARDLDRYRCQRRLLLTGTPLQNDLKELWSLLNLLLPEVFDNKKAFHDWFSKPFQKEGPNQNAEDDWLETEKKVIIIHRLHQILEPFMLRRRVEDVEGSLPPKVSIVLRCKMSAVQSAIYDWVKSTGTLRVDPEDERRKVLKNPLYQAKPYKTLNNRCMELRKTCNHPMLNYPFFDEFMDRDFIVQSCGKLWILDRILIKLQRTGHRVLLFSTMTKLLDILEDYLQWRRLVYRRIDGTTSLEDRESAIMDFNRPDSDCFIFLLSIRAAGRGLNLQSADTVVIYDPDPNPKNEEQAVARAHRIGQKREVKVIYMEAVVDKISSHQKENELRSGGLVDMEDELAGKDRYMGSIESLIRNNIQQYKIDMADEVINAGRFDQRTTHEERRSTLETLLHDEERYQETVHNVPSLQEVNRMIARSEEEVELFDQMDEELDWSEEMTRHDEVPKWLRTSTREVNAAIAALSKRPSKNILFGGSMGMESSELGSEKRRGRPKGKKHPNYKELEDDDIIECSEESSEERNGYSAHEGEIGKFEDEVHSGGDGANPMEKDQVEHGPPFNAGYELPQSLENAKNHTVEEAGTRGSSLDSQILTHTVTPSVYSRKFGSLSALDAKPSSISKRVDELEEGEIAISGGSHMDHQQCRSWIHDRDEGEDEQVLQQPKIKRKRSLRVRHRPVIERPEDKSGIEMVPLQRGESSLIADNKYEGQTRTDRESKSFVDNNASKHDKDESSLENKKNLPSRKAANSFKLHGSPKSNRMICLSAPSEDGGEHPKESWEGKPINSAGSSAHGSKMTEIIQRRCKNVISKFQRRIDKEGQQIVPLLSDLWKRMENSGYTGGSGNSLLDLRKIEQQIDALEYNGVMELVFDVQFMLRSAMQFYGYSYEVRTEARKVHDLFFDILKIAFPDTDFAEAKGSLSFSGQIDSNAITSPRQGNVCPSKRQRTINDVETDQCPEQKAPNRGSGSNGEKARNKGHPLQKELRPGSGSGSAREQYQQNNSSALVHPGDLVVCKKKRNDREKLLAKPRTTSAGPVSPPSMGKNRSPGSGSTPKDARVFQHTSNVQGRFSQPYQLSNGSGGLVGWANPVKRLRTDCGKRRPSHT; encoded by the exons ATGCAATCTGCCGGCAGCGGTGGCTCGGGCCGGAACCCCTCGGCTGGCCGGGCGGCTTCGGCATCGCCGTCGTCGTCTTCCCAATTTAGCCTGGACTCATTGCATcagcaacagcagcagcagcagaagatAGGTTCTAGGCAG TCATTTCCACATCAATTGCTAAAAAAACCAGAAGGAAGTGAAGCATTTTTTGCATATCAAACAGGGCTTCAAGGTGGATTTGGGACTAACAATTTCTCACCTTCTAATGCCATGCCTCAGCAGCCTCAAAAATTTGTTGATTTAGGTCAGCAGAGCTCCAGCCAGGGACAAGTTGCTGACCGGCAAATGCTCAATTACCAACAAGCATACCTTCAATATGCTCTGCAGGCTCAACAAAAATCTGCTTTGGCAATGCAGTCACAGAAACAATCTAAAATGGGGATCCCAGGCCCTTCATCTGTGAATGATCAGGACATGCATACTGGAAATCTGAAAATACAGGACCTTATGTCTATGCAAGCTGTTAATCAATCCCAAGCATCGTCCTCTAGGAATTCATCTGAACATTTTGCTCATGGGGAAAAGCAGATGGAGCAAGGACAGCAGCTAGCACTTGATCAGAAGAGTGAAGGAAAGCCTTCATCCCAAGGACCAGCCACTGGACACTTAATGCCGGGAAATAGTATGAGGCCACCTGTGCAAGCACCACCAATGCAGCAGAGCATGCTAAATATGTTGAAGGATCCATTACCATTTACTAAGACTGCTCAATATCAGGCTATGCAGGCATGGGCAAGAAATTTATCTGATCCTTCAAGATGTCTTAAGATGGCTCAGCTCATTCCGCAGATGCAATCAAGAACAGTTCCACAACCAAAGGCAAATGATACTAATGTTGGTACTCAGTCATTACCAGTCAGTGTTTCAAACCCACAGGCTAGTTCTCCAACAGTTGCAAGTGAGAACACAACACATACTAATTCATCTAATGATGCTTCTGCACAATCAAGTTCTGCTAAAGCAAAGCAGACAGGTCTATCTAACCATTTTGGCCCACCAATTAATGCCAGTATTGCTGGAAATTCCAGTGAAGTTGCATTGGCACAATTCAATCTTCATGGCAGAGACTCGCAAGGTTCTTTGAGGCAATCAGCAGTTAAAAATGGAATGTCTTCTATGCATCCGCAGCATTCTTCTGCAAGCTTAAACCTAGGTGCAGATCATCCTTTGAATGCAAAAACTTCATCATCTAGTTCAGAACCTGTGCAGATGCAGCACATCAGGCAATCAAATCAATCTGTTGTTCAGGATGGAGGTCTGTCAAACGAAGGGGGTTctataaatcattcaaaatatCAAGGGGCACCATCTCAGATGCCTCAACAAAGAACTGCATTTACGAAACAACAGCTTCATGTTCTTAAAGCTCAGATACTTGCATTTAGACGACTGAAG AAAGGAGAAGGAACTCTTCCCCAAGAACTTCTTCGGGCCATCAGTCCACCACCTCTTGATTCACAAGTGCAGCAACCGGTTACTTCTGCAGGAGGGCAAAATCAAGACCAATCAGAAGTAACTGTGGCAGAACAGCCAAAGCAGATGGAGTCCATTGCCAAGGACTCACAATCTATCTCATCTATTAATGCAAAGGGTTCTTCAAAGCAGGAAGTCTTTGCTAGAGATGAGAAATCCACAACAACAATACATGTGCAAGCTATGCCTTTGGTGATAAAAGAACCTGCTGGAAAGGAAGAGCAACAATCTGTTGGTTGCTCTGCTATGTCGGACCAGGAAGGTGAACATGGAATTAGACAAATACCTGTTAGAAATGAGTCGGTGTTAGATAGGGGAAAGGCTATTGCAGCCCAAGCTTCTGTTTCTGAACAATTGCAAAATAATAAAACTGAACAAGCAAGCACTGTTCCGCAGCCAAAGGATGTGGGCCTCACCAGAAAATATCATGGACCACTATTTGATTTTCCTTTCTTCACCAGGAAACACGATTCCTTTGGTTCATCAATGATGCTAAACCATAATAATTTGTCACTGGCATATGATGTGAAAGAGCTTCTTTATGATGAAGGTGTGCAAGTCCTTAACAAGAAAAGGACAGAAAATTTAAAGAAGATTGAGGGTTTACTGGCAGTTAACTTAGATAGGAAAAGAATTAGGCCAGATCTTGTGTTGAAGTTGCAAATTGAAGAAAAAAAGCTTCGCCTTTTAGATCTACAGGCACGTTTAAGGGATGAGATTGATCAACATCAAAAAGAGATAATGGCAATGCCAGATAGGCCATATAGGAAATTTGTTAAGTTGTGCGAACGTCAGCGTATGGAACTTGCTAGACAAGTACAGGCATCACAGAAAGCTTTAAGGGAGAAGCAACTGAAATCTATATTCAATTGGCGCAAGAAGCTTCTTGAAGCACACTGGGGCATTCGTGACGCACGGACTGCTCGCAACCGGGGGGTGGCCAAGTATCACGAGAAGATGTTGAGAGAATTCGCGAAACGTAAGGATGATGACAGGAGCAAAAGGATGGAAGCCTTAAAAAACAATGATGTTGATAGGTACAGGGAGATGTTGCTGGAGCAGCAGATTAGTATCCCGGGTGATGCTGCAGAGAGATATGCTGTTCTTTCAACTTTCTTAACCCAGACTGAAGAATATCTACATAAATTAGGAAGTAAGATAACAGCTGCTAAGAGCCAACAGGAAGTGGAGGAGGCAGCAAAAGCTGCTGCAGCTGCTGCACGATTGCAG GGTCTTTCTGAAGAAGAAGTCAGAGTCGCAGCAACTTGTGCTGGAGAGGAAGTGATGATTAGAAATCAGTTTATAGAGATGAATACTCCTAGAGACAGTTCATCTGTCAACAA GTATTACAGCCTTGCTCATGCTGTGAGTGAAAGGGTTGTAAGACAACCATCCATGTTACGAGCTGGAACATTGAGAGACTATCAAATG GTTGGTTTGCAATGGATGCTTTCTTTGtataacaacaaattaaatggAATATTGGCAGATGAGATGGGTCTTGGTAAAACCGTTCAG GTCATGGCATTAATTGCGTACTTGATGGAATTTAAAGGGAACTATGGCCCACATCTTATAATAGTGCCAAATGCTGTTTTGGTTAACTGGAAG AGTGAGTTGCATACTTGGTTACCATCCGTGTCATGCATTTTTTATGTTGGAACAAAGGatacaagatcaaaattattttCTCAA GAGGTTATGGCTATGAAATTTAATGTCCTTGTGACTACTTATGAGTTCATCATGTATGACCGGTCAAAGCTTTCAAAAGTTGATTGGAAGTATATCGTAATTGATGAAGCACAGAGAATGAAGGATAGGGATTCAGTTCTAGCACGCGATCTTGACAGATACCGTTGTCAACGACGCTTGCTTCTGACAGGAACACCTTTGCAG AATGATTTGAAGGAACTCTGGTCACTTTTAAATTTACTTCTTCCAGAGGTTTTTGACAATAAGAAAGCCTTCCATGATTGGTTTTCAAAACCATTTCAAAAGGAAGGTCCAAATCAAAATGCAGAGGATGATTGGcttgaaacagaaaagaaagtCATCATTATCCATCGACTCCATCAGATTCTTGAGCCTTTCATGCTTAGGCGTCGCGTTGAAGATGTTGAAGGCTCTCTACCACCAAAG GTCTCCATAGTTTTACGATGTAAAATGTCAGCTGTCCAGAGTGCCATTTATGACTGGGTTAAATCCACTGGCACCCTTCGTGTTGATCCTGAGGATGAGAGAAGAAAGGTTTTGAAGAATCCACTCTACCAGGCAAAGCCTTATAAAACTTTAAATAACAGATGCATGGAGCTACGCAAAACCTGCAATCATCCAATGCTTAATTACCCATTTTTTGATGAATTTATGGATAGAGACTTTATTGTACAATCTTGTGGGAAGTTGTGGATTTTGGATAGGATCCTTATCAAACTTCAAAGAACTGGACATCGAGTTTTGCTGTTTAGTACCATGACAAAGCTCCTAGACATCTTGGAAGACTATCTGCAATGGCGGAGACTAGTTTACAGGAGAATTGATGGGACAACAAGTTTGGAAGACCGAGAATCAGCAATAATGGACTTCAATAGGCCTGATTCAGACTGTTTCATCTTCTTGCTTAGCATTAGAGCTGCTGGGAGAGGCCTTAATCTTCAGTCTGCTGACACAGTTGTCATTTACGATCCTGATCCAAATCCTAAAAATGAGGAGCAGGCTGTGGCCAGAGCTCATCGGATTGGACAAAAAAGGGAAGTCAAGGTTATCTACATGGAGGCTGTTGTTGACAAGATCTCTAGCCATCAGAAAGAGAACGAATTGAGAAGTGGAGGCCTTGTTGATATGGAGGATGAACTTGCTGGTAAGGATCGATATATGGGATCTATTGAGAGCCTCATAAGGAACAAtattcaacaatataagataGACATGGCTGACGAGGTCATTAATGCTGGACGTTTTGATCAAAGAACAACACATGAAGAAAGACGTTCAACTTTGGAGACTTTATTACATGACGAGGAAAGATATCAAGAAACTGTTCATAATGTTCCGTCACTACAGGAGGTTAATCGCATGATTGCTAGAAGTGAAGAGGAAGTTGAACTGTTTGATCAAATGGACGAAGAACTGGATTGGAGTGAAGAGATGACACGGCATGATGAGGTGCCTAAATGGCTTCGAACCAGCACAAGAGAAGTGAATGCTGCTATTGCTGCTTTATCTAAAAGACCATCAAAGAACATTTTATTTGGTGGTAGTATGGGCATGGAATCTAGTGAATTGGGTTCTGAAAAGAGAAGAGGACGACCCAAGGGAAAAAAGCATCCTAATTATAAAGAGTTGGAGGATGATGATATAATTGAGTGCTCTGAAGAAAGCTCTGAGGAAAGAAATGGATATTCTGCACATGAAGGGGAGATAGGAAAATTTGAAGATGAAGTACATAGTGGGGGTGATGGAGCTAATCCCATGGAAAAAGATCAAGTCGAACATGGTCCACCTTTTAATGCTGGATATGAACTTCCTCAGTCtttagaaaatgctaaaaatcacACAGTTGAAGAAGCTGGTACGAGAGGATCATCATTAGATAGTCAAATATTGACACATACAGTGACACCATCAGTTTACTCACGGAAATTTGGTTCCCTCTCTGCATTAGATGCCAAGCCAAGTTCCATTTCAAAAAGG GTAGATGAGTTAGAAGAAGGGGAAATTGCAATATCTGGTGGTTCTCACATGGATCATCAACAATGTAGAAGTTGGATTCATGATCGTGATGAAGGTGAGGATGAACAAGTTCTGCAGCAACCCAAGATCAAACGCAAACGTAGTCTACGTGTTCGACACCGTCCTGTCATCGAAAGGCCTGAGGACAAATCTGGCATTGAGATGGTTCCTCTTCAACGTGGAGAATCATCTCTTATTGCAGACAATAAATATGAAGGTCAAACAAGGACTGACCGAGAATCAAAATCATTTGTTGACAACAATGCCAGCAAGCATGATAAGGATGAATCTTCAttggaaaataagaaaaatttaccTTCAAGGAAAGCAGCTAATTCATTCAAATTACATGGCTCACCTAAGTCTAATCGTATGATCTGTTTGTCTGCTCCTTCAGAGGATGGTGGCGAACACCCTAAAGAAAGTTGGGAAGGAAAGCCTATCAACTCAGCTGGATCTTCAGCTCATGGCTCTAAGATGACCGAAATTATTCAGAGAAGA TGCAAAAATGTAATTAGCAAATTCCAAAGGAGAATAGACAAGGAAGGCCAACAAATTGTACCTTTGCTATCAGATTTGTGGAAGAGGATGGAGAATTCTGGGTACACTGGCGGATCAGGGAACAGTTTGTTGGATCTACGAAAGATTGAGCAGCAGATTGATGCATTGGAGTATAATGGAGTAATGGAGCTTGTGTTTGATGTGCAGTTTATGTTGAGGAGTGCGATGCAATTTTATGGATACTCATATGAG GTAAGAACTGAAGCAAGGAAGGTTCATGATCTCTTTTTTGATATCTTGAAAATTGCATTTCCTGATACGGACTTTGCAGAAGCAAAAGGTTCCCTTTCTTTCTCCGGCCAAATTGATTCCAATGCCATAACATCCCCTAGGCAAGGAAATGTTTGCCCAAGCAAGAGGCAAAGGACAATAAATGATGTGGAAACCGATCAATGCCCTGAACAAAAGGCTCCGAACCGTGGTTCCGGGTCTAACGGCGAAAAAGCCAGGAACAAAGGCCATCCATTGCAGAAGGAATTGAGACCTGGAAGCGGTAGTGGTAGTGCCCGGGAGCAATATCAGCAGAATAATTCTTCTGCATTAGTTCATCCAGGTGATCTGGTTGTatgcaagaagaaaagaaatgacaGAGAAAAATTATTGGCGAAGCCTAGGACCACATCCGCCGGTCCTGTTTCACCGCCCAGTATGGGTAAGAATAGAAGTCCCGGGTCAGGTTCGACTCCTAAGGATGCGAGGGTGTTTCAACATACTTCAAATGTGCAAGGGCGGTTTAGCCAGCCATATCAGCTGTCAAATGGGTCTGGTGGGTTGGTTGGCTGGGCAAACCCGGTAAAGCGACTAAGAACAGATTGTGGGAAGAGGAGACCAAGCCAtacatag